From one Lolium rigidum isolate FL_2022 chromosome 4, APGP_CSIRO_Lrig_0.1, whole genome shotgun sequence genomic stretch:
- the LOC124649604 gene encoding gibberellin 2-beta-dioxygenase 3-like, with translation MVAIAVPCTIDQIPLVKCPKAANVAVPTIDMSAPGAAAAVADACRGVGFFRATNHGVPAALTDVLEARAAAFFALPHEDKLEHASARPFGYGSKTIGPNGDVGWLEYLLLSVGSSTIQASSLPPSLRAVLEEYTVAVISVLRSNRTGGLQIMLRDSRWVPVAPDPDSLFVNVGDALQVLTNGRFRSVKHQVVAPEAGKESRLSVIYFGGPAATQRIAPLPELMRDGEQSLYREFTWGEYKKAAYKTRLADHRLGPFELPAAGKEPTNADHHHCSSSSKGVQPAPPNVARVH, from the exons atggtggcgatCGCGGTGCCCTGCACCATCGACCAGATCCCGCTAGTAAAATGCCCCAAGGCGGCGAATGTTGCGGTGCCGACCATTGACATGTCGGCgccaggcgcggcggcggccgtggcggaCGCGTGCCGCGGCGTGGGCTTCTTCCGCGCGACCAACCACGGCGTGCCGGCCGCCCTCACCGACGTGCTGGAGGCCCGCGCGGCTGCCTTCTTCGCGCTGCCGCACGAGGACAAGCTGGAGCACGCGTCGGCGCGGCCCTTCGGGTACGGTAGCAAGACCATCGGCCCCAACGGCGACGTCGGGTGGCTGGAGTACCTACTTCTCTCCGTCGGCTCCAGCACAATACAGGCATCCTCGCTACCACCGTCGCTCCGGGCGGTGCTGGAGGAGTACACGGTGGCG GTCATCTCCGTGCTGCGGTCCAACCGCACCGGTGGCCTCCAGATCATGCTCCGCGACAGCCGTTGGGTCCCCGTGGCCCCCGACCCCGATTCCCTCTTCGTCAACGTCGGGGACGCACTCCAG GTGCTGACGAACGGGCGGTTCAGGAGCGTGAAGCACCAGGTGGTGGCGCCGGAGGCCGGGAAGGAGTCCAGGCTGTCGGTGATTTACTTCGGCGGGCCGGCGGCGACGCAGCGGATCGCGCCGCTGCCGGAGCTGATGCGGGACGGGGAGCAGAGCTTGTATAGGGAGTTCACCTGGGGCGAGTACAAGAAGGCCGCCTACAAGACCCGCCTCGCCGACCACCGCCTCGGCCCATTCgagctccccgccgccggcaaagAACCCACCAACGCCGATCACCACcactgcagcagcagcagcaagggcGTCCAGCCGGCGCCTCCTAATGTAGCACGAGTTCATTAG